The window GCTGCCATGCCCAAAGCAGTACGCCGCGCCGCCGCGCCGGAGCGTTCCGAAGGACGCGCTCGTGCGGCAGATGATGATGAAACCGAGCAGCCGAAAAAAGAAGGCGGTCTGCTCAGCCGTTTGATGAAGCGATTACTCAGTAAATAACGAAGGCATCGGAATTATGTTGGTAGAAAACAAAATTGTATTTACAGGTCCTGTCGGTGTGGGCAAAACCACCGCGATTGCCGCCTTGTCGGACGAGCCGCCGATTCAAACCGATGCCAACGCATCGGATATGACCGCCGTGCGCAAGGGCTACACCACCGTGGCAATGGACTATGGTCTGATTCAGTTAGATGAAAACACCAAAGTGCATTTGTACGGCACGCCCGGTCAAGAGCGTTTTGATTTTATGTGGGATATTTTAAGTCAGGGCAGCATGGGTTTGGTGCTGCTGCTGGACAATACCCGTGCCAATCCGCTTAAAGATTTGAAGTTCTTTTTGGACTCTTTTGCCGATTTGCTCAAAACCGCCCCTGTGGTTATCGGTGTGACCAAAATGGACATCCGCGCCGTGCCAGGTATTGATGTGTACCAAAAATACTTGGCGCAGCACAATATGGTAGCCCCCGTGTTCGAGGTGGACGCGCGAAACGAGGAAGACGTTAAACAATTGGTAACAGCCATGCTGTTTCAAATCGACCCCGGTTTAGAGGTATAATAATGGATTCTAATTCTACTTTGTCTTTACAGGCCAATTTGTATCCGCACATCACGCCCGCCGGTGCGTTTTACGCTGTTACAAACAAAAGCGAGAGCGCCAGCCGCACGCTGTTGGCGAATATTTTGAAATCGGGCAGCGCACCGATGACCCCCGAACGTTTGCAGCAGTGGGCGCAAACCAACGATATGGAAGCCGCATTAAGCCTGCTTTACCGTATGCAGCGTTTGGAATTTATTTACGGCGACGATGCGCCTGCCAAAATGCCCGTGATTAACGAAACCGTATTGGGCAAGCTGCTGCCTTTGATGTCGGACAACCAAAAAGCCCTGCTGATTGACCAAGACGGTTTTTACTTTGCCAATGCAGGCTTTAACCACGAAGCCGCAGAAGAAGTCGCAGTATTGGCAAGCGAAGCCATCCGCCTGTCGGAACGCCACTCGCTGCTGATTAAAAACAACCTGAATATCTACCAAAGCGCATGGGGCTTGTGCGACCCGAACGGTCAAAGCGAATTAACCTTCTTCCCGATTTATATTGATAAATCACGCTTTATTCTGGTAACGGGCGGAACACCGCAACTGCATAAAGATGCCTTTGTATCGTTGGTGCATGTGTTGTACCGTACCCGCCAAGGCGCTGCCGGGCTGGCTGTAGGCGCTTAACAGCAATTGATTGGAAAACAAAATGCATGCACAACTTTTAACTTCCATATTGAGTGATTTGAACAGCTCTTCGGCAGATATTACCGCATCGGCCGTGATTTCTACCGACGGCTTGCCTATTGCCCACATGCTTCCGCGCAACATTGATGCCGACCGTATCGGTGCCATGTCTGCCGCATTGCTGGCACTGGGTAACCGCACCGCGCAAGAACTTTCTTGCGGCGAACTGGAACAAGTCATTGTAAAAGGGCGTTTGGGTTATACCCTGCTGATTCAGGCAGGTGGAACCAATGTTTTATGCTTAACCGCGCGTGAAACGGCAAAACTCGGTTTGATTCTGCTGGATGCCCGCCGCGCCGCCCGCAGCATTGTAGATGTTACCAAATAAACCTTGTGTTTAAGCCATAAAAAACATACTGCCAAAATGCTTGGCAGTATGTTTTTTATTGATTGGAAATAAGCATTTCAACTTTATTCAGGCAGCTTCGGCACTTGTAAAGCCTCTTTCGGCACTTCGCCCGTGGTGCTGTGCAAAAACGCCACAATATCGTCCACATCCTGCTTGCTCAGTGTCTTGCCCAATTGTGCCTCACCCATAATCGACACCGCTTCGCCCAAATCCGCGATGCTGCCGTTATGAAAATAAGGTGCAGTTTTACCCACATTACGCAAACCCGCCACGCGGAACACAAAACGGTCTTCCTCTTTCTTGGTGATGTCAAATACCCCTTCATCACGGTTTTTACTGTGAATCAAATCCCAATAAGGTCCTTTTACCAAACCGAATTTTTGAAACAAATCCCCACCCAGCGTTACCCCCGAATGGCATGCCACACAACCATTGTTGATAAACGACTTAATTCCGCGTTTTTCCTGCTCGTTCAAAGCATTCGTATCGCCTTTCAGATAACTGTCCCAACGGCTTGGTGTCAGCAGCGTCCGTTGAAACGCCCCCAAAGCGTGCGCGATATTATTAATGCTGACCTTACCGCCGTTTTGGGCGTAAGCTGATTGAAATTGCTTCACATAACCCGGAATGGCGGCAATTTTGCGCTCCACTTTCTCATGATTTGGCATTGCCATTTCAATCGGATTAATAATAGGATGTTTGGCTTGTTCTTCTATATTGGGTGCGCGTCCGTCCCAAAATTGCGTTTTTAATAAAAACGCATTTAATACCGTAGGCGAATTGCGAACCCCAGGCGCGCCATTGTGTCCGGGGCTGGTGGGTTTGTTATCCACACCATGCGTAGTCAGCAGATGGCAGGTATTGCAACTGATATCGTTGCCCAGCGACAAACGCGTGTCATACCAAAGCTGCTGTCCCAGTTTTACCTGCTCATCATTCAAATGATGCTCTTTATTGGCTTCCTCAAAGCTGGGTAAAGGCTGAAAAATACCCTGCGCCTGTGTCAGCAGCTCAATCTCTTCAGGATTCGGTTTCACAGATTTCGTATTATTTTCGGGCGAACACGCGGCAGCAGCCAATACTGCCAACAAAGCCCCATATCGTAAAATAGAAGTGGTTTGCATAATCAAGCCCTTAATTTGGTGTTATTATATAACCAATACAATATTTTACATTTTAACACAAATGCCAACATCGTGTATAATACGCCCATACCAACACTTTGAACCCAATAACAGCAGTTTAAAGCATCACACATGATTGCATAATTTCCGCCACAATTTTTGCAACAAAATACTGTTAATAAATAACGGTGTGTCAAATTTCCTGCAATTTTTTGTGCTCTAGTGCTTGCCAAGATTTAGCAAAGTGCGTATAGTTCGGTTTTTCGCTGCTGCGACATTAGTTTTCTGGTTGTGGTAGCCATTTTTATTGCTCTTTAACAGTTGATTACCGATAAGTGCGGATATTTGTCCGCACTGCCAAGATTGACGAGTACACAGTAATTTTGTTTGTTGTGTTCTTGTCGGTTTTTTTGAGCAGACCAGAAGTTATTAAGTTAGAGATTGAACATAAGAGTTTGATCCTGGCTCAGATTGAACGCTGGCGGCATGCTTTACACATGCAAGTCGAACGGCAGCGGGGAAGTGCTTGCACTTCTGCCGGCGAGTGGCGAACGGGTGAGTAATGCATTGGAACGTACCGGGTAATGGGGGATAACTTGCCGAAAGGTAAGCTAATACCGCATACGCTTTAAGAAGGAAAGCGGGGGATCATCTGACCTCGCGTTATCCGAGCGGCCAATGTCTGATTAGCTAGTTGGTGGGGTAAAAGCCTACCAAGGCAACGATCAGTAGCGGGTCTGAGAGGATGATCCGCCACACTGGGACTGAGACACGGCCCAGACTCCTACGGGAGGCAGCAGTGGGGAATTTTGGACAATGGGCGCAAGCCTGATCCAGCCATGCCGCGTGTCTGAAGAAGGCCTTCGGGTTGTAAAGGACTTTTGTACGGGAAGAAAAAGTTGTGGCTAATACCCATGACTGATGACGGTACCGTAAGAATAAGCACCGGCTAACTACGTGCCAGCAGCCGCGGTAATACGTAGGGTGCGAGCGTTAATCGGAATTACTGGGCGTAAAGCGGGCGCAGACGGTTATTTAAGCAGGATGTGAAATCCCCGGGCTCAACCTGGGAACTGCGTTCTGAACTGGATAGCTAGAGTGTGTCAGAGGGGGGTAGAATTCCACGTGTAGCAGTGAAATGCGTAGAGATGTGGAGGAATACCGATGGCGAAGGCAGCCCCCTGGGATAACACTGACGTTCATGCCCGAAAGCGTGGGTAGCAAACAGGATTAGATACCCTGGTAGTCCACGCCCTAAACGATGTCAATTAGCTGTTGGGGTGCTTGACACCTTAGTAGCGTAGCTAACGCGTGAAATTGACCGCCTGGGGAGTACGGTCGCAAGATTAAAACTCAAAGGAATTGACGGGGACCCGCACAAGCGGTGGATGATGTGGATTAATTCGATGCAACGCGAAGAACCTTACCTGGTCTTGACATGTACGGAAGAGCGTAGAGATATGCTTGTGCCTTCGGGAACCGTAACACAGGTGCTGCATGGCTGTCGTCAGCTCGTGTCGTGAGATGTTGGGTTAAGTCCCGCAACGAGCGCAACCCTTGTCATCAGTTGCCATCATTAAGTTGGGCACTCTGATGAGACTGCCGGTGACAAACCGGAGGAAGGTGGGGATGACGTCAAGTCCTCATGGCCCTTATGACCAGGGCTTCACACGTCATACAATGGTCGGTACAGAGGGTAGCCAAGCCGCGAGGCGGAGCCAATCCCAGAAAACCGATCGTAGTCCGGATTGCACTCTGCAACTCGAGTGCATGAAGTCGGAATCGCTAGTAATCGCAGGTCAGCATACTGCGGTGAATACGTTCCCGGGTCTTGTACACACCGCCCGTCACACCATGGGAGTGGGGGATACCAGAATTGGGTAGGGTAACCGAAAGGAGCCCGCTTAACACGGTATGCTTCATGACTGGGGTGAAGTCGTAACAAGGTAGCCGTAGGGGAACCTGCGGCTGGATCACCTCCTTTCTAGAGAAAGCGGTCAAGTATCCGCACTTATCGGTAATCATGTTAGATGCAAGAAAAAGACCTTGGGTTTGTAGCTCAGCTGGTTAGAGCACACGCTTGATAAGCGTGGGGTCGGAGGTTCAAGTCCTCCCAGACCCACCAAACTGCTTAAAGCCGTTTGAAAGACCCAAACTGAAGAATACTGGGGGCATAGCTCAGTTGGTAGAGCACCTGCTTTGCAAGCAGGGGGTCATCGGTTCGATCCCGTTTGCCTCCACCAAATATCAGGTATTTCATCAGATATTAAATAAAGCTTTTGCAAATAAAAGCGGATTAAGGTAAAATAGTCTGTTTTTATTTGCAAAAATAATTGCATCGCTCTTTAACAAATCGGAAGCCGAAATCAACAAACAAAGACAATGTTGGTTGTAAATATAAATATATTTCAACCACAGTAATTTGGGTGATGATTGTATCAATTGTTCCTGAACACAAAAGGCAGGAACAATTCACAACAAAGCAGTAAACTGTATCAAAGTAAGGTATCTGAAGTTTGTTCTGGTCGTCAACGCCAAACAAACGAAGTCAACAGGTACTTCAAATGATAGAGTCAAGTAAATAAGTGCATCAGGTGGATGCCTTGGCGATGATAGGCGATGAAGGACGTGTAAGCCTGCGAAAAGCGCGGAGAAGCTGGCAATAAAGCAATGATACCGCGATGTCCGAATGGGGAAACCCACACACTTTAGTGTGTATCACAGAGTGAATACATAGCTCTGCTGAAGCGAACCCGGAGAACTGAACCATCTAAGTACCCGGAGGAAAAGAAATCAACCGAGATTCCGTAAGTAGTGGCGAGCGAACACGGAAAAGCCTGTGCGTAATAATGGCAGTGTTAGGAAAAGGACTTGGAAACGTCCGCCATAGTGGGTGATAGCCCCGTATCCGAAAACACTATCATGGTACTAAGCGCACGAAAAGTAAGGCGGGACACGTGAAATCCTGTCCGAAGACGGGGGGACCATCCTCCAAGGCTAAATACTCATCATCGACCGATAGTGAACCAGTACCGTGAGGGAAAGGCGAAAAGAACCCCGGGAGGGGAGTGAAATAGAACCTGAAACCTGATGCATACAAACAGTGGGAGCCCTGTATAGGGTGACTGCGTACCTTTTGTATAATGGGTCAACGACTTACATTCAGTAGCGAGCTTAACCGAGTAGGGGAGGCGCAGGGAAACCGAGTCTTAATAGGGCGAACAGTTGCTGGGTGTAGACCCGAAACCGAGTGATCTATCCATGGCCAGGATGAAGGTGCGGTAACACGCACTGGAGGTCCGAACCCACGCATGTTGCAAAATGCGGGGATGAGCTGTGGATAGGGGTGAAAGGCTAAACAAACTCGGAGATAGCTGGTTCTCCCCGAAAACTATTTAGGTAGTGCCTCATGTATCACTTCCGGGGGTAAAGCACTGTTATGGCTAGGGGGTCATTGCGACTTACCAACCCATGGCAAACTAAGAATACCGGAAAGTGCAATCATGGGAGACAGACAGCGGGTGCTAACGTCCGTTGTCAAGAGGGAAACAACCCAGACCGCCGGCTAAGGTCCCAAATGACAGATTAAGTGGTAAACGAAGTGGGAAGGCACAGACAGCCAGGATGTTGGCTTAGAAGCAGCCATCATTTAAAGAAAGCGTAATAGCTCACTGGTCGAGTCTTCCTGCGCGGAAGATGTAACGGGGCTCAAATCTGTAACCGAAGCCGCGGATGCTAGTTTACTAGCATGGTAGGGGAGCGTTCTGTAAGCCTGTGAAGGCAGCTTGTAAAGGCTGCTGGAGGTATCAGAAGTGCGAATGTTGACATGAGTAGCGATAAAGCGGGTGAAAAGCCCGCTCGCCGAAAGCCCAAGGTTTCCTACGCAACGTTCATCGGCGTAGGGTGAGTCGGCCCCTAAGGCGAGGCAGAAATGCGTAGCCGATGGGAAACGGGTTAATATTCCCGTACTTTGATTCAATGCGATGTGGGGACGGAGAAGGTTATGCTGGCAGACTGTTGGAATAGTCTGTTTAAGCTGGTAGGCAGAGGAAGTAGGCAAATCCGCTTCCTTAATGCCGAGACGTGATGACGAGCAACCACGGTTGCGAAGCAGCAAATACCACGCTTCCAGGAAAAGCCACTAAGCTTCAGTTGAATCAGAACCGTACCGCAAACCGACACAGGTGGGCAGGATGAGAATTCTAAGGCGCTTGAGAGAACTCGGGAGAAGGAACTCGGCAAATTGATACCGTAACTTCGGGAGAAGGTATGCCCTTTTAGGTGAAGGACTCGCTCCGTAAGCCAAAGAGGGCCGCAGAGAATAGGTGGCTGCGACTGTTTATTAAAAACACAGCACTCTGCTAACACGAAAGTGGACGTATAGGGTGTGACGCCTGCCCGGTGCTGGAAGGTTAATTGAAGATGTGCAAGCATCGGATCGAAGCCCCAGTAAACGGCGGCCGTAACTATAACGGTCCTAAGGTAGCGAAATTCCTTGTCGGGTAAGTTCCGACCCGCACGAATGGCGTAACGATGGCCACACTGTCTCCTCCCGAGACTCAGCGAAGTTGAAATGGTTGTGAAGATGCAATCTCCCCGCTGCTAGACGGAAAGACCCCGTGAACCTTTACTGCAGCTTTGCATTGGACTTTGAAGTCACTTGTGTAGGATAGGTGGGAGGCTATGAAACAGAAACGCCAGTTTCTGCGGAGCCGCCCTTGAAATACCACCCTGGTGGCTTTGAGGTTCTAACCCAGATCCGTCATCCGGATCGGGGACCGTGCATGGTAGGCAGTTTGACTGGGGCGGTCTCCTCCCAAAGTGTAACGGAGGAGTTCGAAGGTTACCTAGGTCCGGTCGGAAATCGGACTCATAGTGCAATGGCATAAGGTAGCTTAACTGCAAGACCCACAAGTCGAGCAGGTGCGAAAGCAGGACATAGTGATCCGGTGGTTCTGTATGGAAGGGCCATCGCTCAACGGATAAAAGGTACTCCGGGGATAACAGGCTGATTCCGCCCAAGAGTTCATATCGACGGCGGAGTTTGGCACCTCGATGTCGGCTCATCACATCCTGGGGCTGTAGTCGGTCCCAAGGGTATGGCTGTTCGCCATTTAAAGTGGTACGTGAGCTGGGTTTAAAACGTCGTGAGACAGTTTGGTCCCTATCTGCAGTGGGCGTTGGAAGTTTGACGGGGGCTGCTCCTAGTACGAGAGGACCGGAGTGGACGAACCTCTGGTGTACCGGTTGTGACGCCAGTCGCATCGCCGGGTAGCTAAGTTCGGAAGGGATAAGCGCTGAAAGCATCTAAGCGCGAAACCCGCCTGAAGATGAGACTTCCCTTGTGGCTTGACCACATTAAAGGGTCGTTCGAGACCAGAACGTCGATAGGCAGGGTGTGGAAGCACAGCAATGTGTGGAGCTAACCTGTACTAATTGCCCGTAAGGCTTGACTCTATCATTTGAAGTACTTAATCAGTTTACTGAAATACATCATTACCCAACAGCGGCTTCCGATTTATCCTTTTATGTTTGGCGGCAACAGCGCTGCGGTACCACCCCTTCCCTTCCCGAACAGGACCGTGAAACGCAGCTGCGCCGATGATAGTACGGATCCCCGTGCGAAAGTAGGGCACCGCCAAACTACCTATACTCAAATCCCCCGCTTAATAGCGGGGGATTTTTCATATATATAAAACAAAAAGATGGAAAGAAAATGGCTTTAAATATCAAAATTATTCCCGTTACCCCTTATGAACAAAACGCTACTTTGTTGTGGGATGATGCCAGCAAAGAAGCGGTTTTGGTGGATGTGGGGGGCGATGTGCCTGTATTGTGGGCGCAGTTACAGGAATTGGGTTTAACATTAAAAGAGATTTGGCTGACGCATGGTCATTTAGACCATACGGGTGGGGTGGTGGAAATGCTGAAATTGGCAGATGTGCCAGTGATTGGTCCGCACCGTGAAGATTTGTTTTTGCTGGAAAGCCTGCCTGAAACCACTCGTGCTTATGCGAAACATGGTTTTGCGTTCTCACCGTCTTTTGTTCCCAGCCGTTGGTTGGAAGAGGGGGAGCAGGTGCGTTTGGGGGATTATGTATTTGAGGTTTTACATATTTTCGGGCATACACCAGGGCATGTGGTATTTTATTGTGAATCAGAGAAATTACTGATTGCGGGGGATACGCTGTTTAAGGAAAGTGTTGGGCGTACCGATTTTCCGCGCAGCGACCCACAGGGTTTATTAGATAATATCCGTACCAAACTTTATACTTTACCTGATGATGTGCGTGTGTTACCGGGGCATCGTGAGACAACCACCATTGGTTATGAAAAACAACATAATCCTTATGTTCGCGGATAAATAGGGTAGGCTGTCTGAAGTGGGATTGCAGACAGCCTTAAAATTATTCGCTATAAATCCGTTGGGCGCGTTTGATGTTGCAGACGATTTCGTAGGCAAGTGTGCCTGCGGCAGCGGCGATTTCATTGACATGTACGGTGTCGCCAAACAATTCAATTTCGCTGCCGATGCCGCCGTGTTTGAGTTCTACGGTCATCATGTCCATGGATACGCGCCCGACAATACGGGTGCGTTCGCCGTCTGCGGCAATGGGGGTATCGGTACTTGCATGGCGGGGGTAGCCGTCGCCGTAACCGCAGGCAATTAGTCCGATGCGGCTGGAGCGTTTGGTGTAGAAGGTTGCGCCGTAGCCTACGGGTTCGTGTGGTTGTAAAACGCGTTCGGCAAATACGCGGGTGCTGAGACGCATCACGGGTTTGAGACGGGCATCGTTGCCGCCAAACGGGGAAATACCATAGAGTGCCAGTCCTGCGCGTCCCCAGTCGCGGTGTGAGGGTGGGTAGTCCAAAATTGCGGCAGAATTTGCCAAACTTTCTGCGCCTGCTAAACCTTCACATGCTAAATCAAAGGTTTCGGTTTGTAATTCGGTCATGGCACGGTCGGTTTCGTCGGCGCAGGCAAAGTGGCTCATTTTGATGATTTCGGCGACGTGCGGGCTTTGTTGCAAGGCGGTATAGGCGGCGGCGTAGTTGTGCGGAAAAAAGCCTGCGCGGTGCATGCCGCTGTCCATTTTCAGCCAAACGGTACGCGGCGACTGCCAAGCGTGTGCCAAAAAACTTTCCAATTGTGCCTGATGATGAATCACGGGCCACAAATCCCATTGTTCTACTTGTGCATATTCGTTGGCTTCAAACACGCCTTCCAACAGTACAATCGGTTTGTGAATGCCGTTTTCGCGCAACAGCAAGGCTTCTTCCAACATTGCCACGGCAAAACCGTCTGCGATGTCGTCCAAGGCTTGGGCGCAGCGCACGGCACCGTGTCCGTAGGCATCGGCTTTGACGACCGCCAACAGCTTGCCGCCGTGTAATTGTTTCAAAGTATGATAGTTTTCGCGCAAACGGTTGAGGCGGATTTCGCAAAGCAGGGGGCGCATCGGCATTCCTTTTTAGCAGGACAAAGATGAAAAAAGCGCATTATACCTGTTGATAAACCGTGAAAAAACACTTGCCCAACCGTGGCAAAAAACACTACAATAGACAGTTTTATATTGATACACTTCCCAATTAGGAATTAAACACATGGTAGTTATCCGTTTGGCCCGTGGCGGCTCTAAAAAACGTCCTTTTTACAACATCATCGTAGCCGACAGCCGCGCCCGCCGCGACGGTCGTTTTATTGAGCGCGTGGGTTTTTACAACCCCGTTGCCAATGAAAAACAAGAGCGCGTGCGTCTGCACAGCGACCGTTTGAACCACTGGATTGGTCAAGGCGCACAATTGAGTGATGCCGTTGCCAAATTGGTTAAAGGTCAAGCAGCCGCCTAATGGACGCACAAAACTGGGTGGCAATGGGCTATATTAAAGGCGCATTTGGTATTAAAGGCTGGCTGAAAGTCAAAGCCGATACCGAATTTGCCGATAGTCTGCTTGACTATCCCGAATGGCAATTGCGCCGTGATGGCAGCATCCGCACGGTTGAAGTGGCGGAAGGCAAAGCAGTAGGCGATGAATTGCAAGTTAAATTTGTCGGGATTGACGACCGCGATGCCGCTGCATTATTGCGCGGCTATACCATTGAAATCGCCCGTGAAGCTTTTGCACCTGCCGAGGAAGACGAGTATTATTGGGCGGATTTGGTCGGTATGAAAGTGCTGAACCGCGATGGGGTGGAATTGGGCGCAGTCGCCAATCTGATGGATACTGGCGCACACGATATTTTGGTGGTAAACGGTACATTCGGGCAAAAACTGATTCCGTTTGTGTCGCATTATATTGATGATGTCAATGCCGAAACCGGTGTGATTACCGCTGATTGGGGTGCAGATTACTGATGTTTTTTCAGGCTGTTACCCTGTTTCCCGAAATGTTTGCCGCATTAACGGAACACGGTGTGAGCGGACGGGCGTTGCGGCAGGGTTTGTGGCGTTTTGATACCGTCAACCCGCGCCAGTTTGCCGATAACCGTTTGGGTTATATTGACGACCGTCCGTTTGGCGGCGGACCGGGCATGATTATGATGGCAGCACCGCTTCAGGCTGCTATTGGTTTTGCCCGCAGCCGTTGCCAAGGCGACAGCCGCGTGGTTTATCTCAGTCCGCAGGGCGCACCGCTGACTCATCAGCGCGTAGCCGCACTGGCACAACAGCCCAATCTGATTTTGCTGTGTGGACGTTATGAAGGCGTAGATGAACGCGTTTTGCAAACCCATGTAGATGAAGAAATTTCCATTGGCGATTTTGTTGTTTCGGGTGGCGAACTGCCCGC is drawn from Conchiformibius steedae and contains these coding sequences:
- a CDS encoding roadblock/LC7 domain-containing protein, with the protein product MHAQLLTSILSDLNSSSADITASAVISTDGLPIAHMLPRNIDADRIGAMSAALLALGNRTAQELSCGELEQVIVKGRLGYTLLIQAGGTNVLCLTARETAKLGLILLDARRAARSIVDVTK
- the rpsP gene encoding 30S ribosomal protein S16, whose amino-acid sequence is MVVIRLARGGSKKRPFYNIIVADSRARRDGRFIERVGFYNPVANEKQERVRLHSDRLNHWIGQGAQLSDAVAKLVKGQAAA
- the trmD gene encoding tRNA (guanosine(37)-N1)-methyltransferase TrmD; translated protein: MFFQAVTLFPEMFAALTEHGVSGRALRQGLWRFDTVNPRQFADNRLGYIDDRPFGGGPGMIMMAAPLQAAIGFARSRCQGDSRVVYLSPQGAPLTHQRVAALAQQPNLILLCGRYEGVDERVLQTHVDEEISIGDFVVSGGELPAMMLMDAVLRLLPDVLGDSRSAEQDSFADGLLDCPHYTRPAEFDGMPVPEVLMSGNHAKIAEWRLEQSLRRTLSRRPELLDGRTFSPQEARLLERIRKEQANPYYIKEKQNEFDSTT
- a CDS encoding MBL fold metallo-hydrolase codes for the protein MALNIKIIPVTPYEQNATLLWDDASKEAVLVDVGGDVPVLWAQLQELGLTLKEIWLTHGHLDHTGGVVEMLKLADVPVIGPHREDLFLLESLPETTRAYAKHGFAFSPSFVPSRWLEEGEQVRLGDYVFEVLHIFGHTPGHVVFYCESEKLLIAGDTLFKESVGRTDFPRSDPQGLLDNIRTKLYTLPDDVRVLPGHRETTTIGYEKQHNPYVRG
- the alr gene encoding alanine racemase; protein product: MRPLLCEIRLNRLRENYHTLKQLHGGKLLAVVKADAYGHGAVRCAQALDDIADGFAVAMLEEALLLRENGIHKPIVLLEGVFEANEYAQVEQWDLWPVIHHQAQLESFLAHAWQSPRTVWLKMDSGMHRAGFFPHNYAAAYTALQQSPHVAEIIKMSHFACADETDRAMTELQTETFDLACEGLAGAESLANSAAILDYPPSHRDWGRAGLALYGISPFGGNDARLKPVMRLSTRVFAERVLQPHEPVGYGATFYTKRSSRIGLIACGYGDGYPRHASTDTPIAADGERTRIVGRVSMDMMTVELKHGGIGSEIELFGDTVHVNEIAAAAGTLAYEIVCNIKRAQRIYSE
- the rimM gene encoding ribosome maturation factor RimM (Essential for efficient processing of 16S rRNA) — protein: MDAQNWVAMGYIKGAFGIKGWLKVKADTEFADSLLDYPEWQLRRDGSIRTVEVAEGKAVGDELQVKFVGIDDRDAAALLRGYTIEIAREAFAPAEEDEYYWADLVGMKVLNRDGVELGAVANLMDTGAHDILVVNGTFGQKLIPFVSHYIDDVNAETGVITADWGADY
- a CDS encoding cytochrome-c peroxidase, with translation MQTTSILRYGALLAVLAAAACSPENNTKSVKPNPEEIELLTQAQGIFQPLPSFEEANKEHHLNDEQVKLGQQLWYDTRLSLGNDISCNTCHLLTTHGVDNKPTSPGHNGAPGVRNSPTVLNAFLLKTQFWDGRAPNIEEQAKHPIINPIEMAMPNHEKVERKIAAIPGYVKQFQSAYAQNGGKVSINNIAHALGAFQRTLLTPSRWDSYLKGDTNALNEQEKRGIKSFINNGCVACHSGVTLGGDLFQKFGLVKGPYWDLIHSKNRDEGVFDITKKEEDRFVFRVAGLRNVGKTAPYFHNGSIADLGEAVSIMGEAQLGKTLSKQDVDDIVAFLHSTTGEVPKEALQVPKLPE
- a CDS encoding GTP-binding protein, with the translated sequence MVENKIVFTGPVGVGKTTAIAALSDEPPIQTDANASDMTAVRKGYTTVAMDYGLIQLDENTKVHLYGTPGQERFDFMWDILSQGSMGLVLLLDNTRANPLKDLKFFLDSFADLLKTAPVVIGVTKMDIRAVPGIDVYQKYLAQHNMVAPVFEVDARNEEDVKQLVTAMLFQIDPGLEV